The sequence TTTGAAGTCAAGAAAGGAAAATACGTAAAGGTCCAGTAGGTTGCTCTTTCAGCAGATAATAAACGGCCTGGTGGCGGGAAGCGTCTATGCGCTTGTCGCCCTTGGCTACACCATGATCTTCGGCATCCTGGGCATAGTGAATTTCGCACAGGGTGAGATTTACATGTTCGGGGCGTTCGGGGCGATACTGACCCTCAATGCAACGGGCAGCCTGGCCCTGGCAATTCCTGCCGGAATATTATCTGCATGCATTGTTGGCCTTTTGCTTGAGCGCTTTGCCTTCAGGCCGCTTCGTGGAATGCATCCGCTTATCCCGCTAATAAGCGCAATCGGGGCTTCGATCTTTTTAAGCTCTCTGGCAAGGCTCATGTTCGGACCGGAAGACCGCTCATTTCCGATAGATTTCGGGTTCGAGGGATTCAATCTTTTCAGTGCCTATATAACATGGCTGCAGCTTGTCATAATGGCCGTGTCAATAATTATGATGATCCTGCTATGGCTTTTCATGAACATGTCCAGACATGGAAAGGCCGTCAGGGCTGTTGCCATGGACAGTGATGCTGCAAGGCTTTCAGGCATAAATGTCAACAGGGCTTATGTTATAGTTTTTCTCCTGGGATCGGCTCTGTCCGGGGTGGCAGGGATACTGATGGCCATATATTACAATTCCACCTCACCGGGTATGGGAACACTGCCCGGATTAAAGGCATTTTCCGCGGCAATACTTGGAGGAGTGGGCTCGATTCCGGGTGCCATAATCGGAGGCCTCGTGCTGGGTATAGCCGAGAACCTCGGGGCCGCATACATATCGTCTAATTTCAAGGACGCATTCGCATTTATCGTTCTGGTTCTGGTCCTCGTCATCAGGCCCAGGGGAATTCTGGGGTCCGGCAGATGAGTGTATATATATTCCATATCCTTATAATGACGG is a genomic window of Desulfomonilia bacterium containing:
- a CDS encoding branched-chain amino acid ABC transporter permease, producing MLFQQIINGLVAGSVYALVALGYTMIFGILGIVNFAQGEIYMFGAFGAILTLNATGSLALAIPAGILSACIVGLLLERFAFRPLRGMHPLIPLISAIGASIFLSSLARLMFGPEDRSFPIDFGFEGFNLFSAYITWLQLVIMAVSIIMMILLWLFMNMSRHGKAVRAVAMDSDAARLSGINVNRAYVIVFLLGSALSGVAGILMAIYYNSTSPGMGTLPGLKAFSAAILGGVGSIPGAIIGGLVLGIAENLGAAYISSNFKDAFAFIVLVLVLVIRPRGILGSGR